The genomic DNA ATGTCGCTTGGTTGTAATAATAGCATCACATTTAAAAGCGACAGCTGATCGTAAGATAGCACCAACATTATGTGGATCATTTACTTGATCTAACACAATTAATAATTTGCTTTTACGAATTATATCAAATGACGGATACTTTAAAGGAAGAGTTTCTAATAAAACGCCCTGATGGGCGGTATCCTTCCCAACAATATTATCTATCTCTCTTGGAGATACTATCTGGATAGGGAAAACACTAGATGAATGCTCATTATAGTTTAAATTTGCTAAAGCATTGCGTGTTGCCAACAATCGGAATATCTGTCTTTTAGGATTATTAATAGCTGCACCCACAGTATGAATTCCATATAGCAGCAATCTTTTATCCTGTGATGAAAGTTTTTTTTCTATCTTAAATTTATGATCTAACTTTTTTCTATCCCGATAATTACGTCGAAG from Candidatus Liberibacter americanus str. Sao Paulo includes the following:
- the rlmB gene encoding 23S rRNA (guanosine(2251)-2'-O)-methyltransferase RlmB produces the protein MSFTLNKSKEITSAAKDSHYAKLRRNYRDRKKLDHKFKIEKKLSSQDKRLLLYGIHTVGAAINNPKRQIFRLLATRNALANLNYNEHSSSVFPIQIVSPREIDNIVGKDTAHQGVLLETLPLKYPSFDIIRKSKLLIVLDQVNDPHNVGAILRSAVAFKCDAIITTKRHIPDETSVLAKSASGALEHIPYIRIGNLAEALQKIHSFGFQTIGLSSDSDIDLEESFCSDKIALVLGSEGKGLRKKTQETVNVIAQINMPGEIKSLNVSNASALSLYIVQNHFKLKSL